A stretch of DNA from Cellulomonas fengjieae:
CTCGCAGTAGACCCAGCTCTGGGCCTTGTCGGTGGAGATGGTTGCCTCCTGGGGCAGGGCGACGGGGTCGTTCGGTGGTCGTCACCAGCGTAGTCGCGCCCCGTCCGGAGCAGCGGGGGCGCGCGCGGTCCGCTACGGGCGGAACTTCTGGGCGGCCAGAGGCGTTCCTACCGTTCGAGGCCCACAGGTCGACCTGGGACACTGAGGGCACGATGTCGAACCCTGAGGAGACCGCACCCGTGACCACCCAGCCCGCCGTCTGGCAGGCTCCGTCGTGGGAAGAGATCGTCCGCGACCACTCCGCGCGGGTGTACCGCCTCGCGTACCGGCTCACGGGCAACAAGTACGACGCCGAGGACCTCACGCAGGAGACCTTCGTCCGCGTGTTCCGGTCGCTGCACTCCTATACGCCCGGCACGTTCGAGGGCTGGCTGCACCGCATCACCACGAACCTGTTCCTCGACCAGGCCCGCCGGCGCCAGCGCATCCGCATGGACTCGATGGGTGAGGAGTCCGACAGGTACCCCTCGGGTGACCAGCTGGGCGCGCCTGAGCGGGCGTTCGAGCACGGCAACCTCGACCTCGACATCCAGCGGGCGCTCGACGACCTGCCTCCCGAGTACCGCGCGGCCGTCGTGCTGTGCGACATCGAGGGCCTCTCCTACGAGGAGATCGCGGTGACGCTCGGCATCAAGCTGGGTACCGTCCGCTCCCGCATCCACCGCGCTCGCGCCCGCCTGCGGGTCTCGCTCGAGCACCGCGCTCCGGCGGCCCTCGGTGTCCCCGTCGACGACACACCCCTGACGGTCCTCGGATGAGCCACCTCGGGTCGCGGATCAGCGCGCTGGTCGACGGGCAGCTCTCGGTCGTCGAGACCGAGAAGGCCCTCGCCCACGTCGCCGGCTGCCCCGAGTGCTGCGCCGAGCTGGCCGCGTCCCGCGCTGCCCGCCGAGCCCTGGCGTCCGCCGACGAGGTGGCGCCGACGTCCGACCTGACCGCGCGGCTGCTGTCGCTGGCCGCGAACGCGGACCCGTGCACCGGCGACCCGTTCGCGCCCCCGGTGCGCCAGTCGCGCGACGAGCTCGCCTCCTACGGCGTCGCCAGCGGCGGGCTCGGCGCGGGCAGCTGGCGTGCGGGCGGGTCACTGCGCGGAGACGTCAACCACCGGCGGTCGTCGGTCCGCATCGCCGCCGGGTCCATGGCCGGCCTGGGCGCCGTGGCGGCGATGCTGTTCGTCCTGGGCGAGCGGCCCGACGTGGTGCCGACCGTGCACCCCGGCGTCGACCTGGGGCTGTTGAGCCAGGCCGTCACCGCTGACCCCTCCGCGCGCGACGGGGCGACCGGTGCCGCCGCGCGGCCTGCGGTCGACGACCTCGAGCAGTCCGTTCCCCAGACCGCGTCGTGGCTGCGCGCGCACGCGTGGACCTTCCCCTCCGAGCTGCCCGACGGCTGGTCGGTGACGGCCGTGCGCTGGTCCGGCGACGACTCGAGCGTGCTCGAGGTCGACGTGGTCGGCGCCGACGGCACGTCCCTCGTGGTGACCGAGCAGCAGGGTCGGCTCGACACCACCGCGCTGGCCGGAGCCCCCACGGACGACGTGGGCGGCCGGCAGGTGCACGTGCTGTCCTACGAGCCGTGGCACGTCGTGTGGCAGTCCGGCGCCACGGTCGTCCAGGTGGTCGGCTCGCAGTCGTCCCCCTCTGCCGTCACACTTGTGGGAGCCTTCCCCGGCGGCGCCTACGACGACGGCGTGCCCGCGCGGATCACGCGCGGCTGGGACACCGTGACAGGAGCGCTCGAACGGCCATGACGACCTCGGACGATGCCCAGCCAGGCACGGTGCCCGAGCCGGCTGAGGCGCCCGCCGCCGAGACCGCGCGGACCGACCCGCAGCCGAGCCCCTTCGCCTCACCCT
This window harbors:
- the sigE gene encoding RNA polymerase sigma factor SigE → MSNPEETAPVTTQPAVWQAPSWEEIVRDHSARVYRLAYRLTGNKYDAEDLTQETFVRVFRSLHSYTPGTFEGWLHRITTNLFLDQARRRQRIRMDSMGEESDRYPSGDQLGAPERAFEHGNLDLDIQRALDDLPPEYRAAVVLCDIEGLSYEEIAVTLGIKLGTVRSRIHRARARLRVSLEHRAPAALGVPVDDTPLTVLG
- a CDS encoding zf-HC2 domain-containing protein, coding for MSHLGSRISALVDGQLSVVETEKALAHVAGCPECCAELAASRAARRALASADEVAPTSDLTARLLSLAANADPCTGDPFAPPVRQSRDELASYGVASGGLGAGSWRAGGSLRGDVNHRRSSVRIAAGSMAGLGAVAAMLFVLGERPDVVPTVHPGVDLGLLSQAVTADPSARDGATGAAARPAVDDLEQSVPQTASWLRAHAWTFPSELPDGWSVTAVRWSGDDSSVLEVDVVGADGTSLVVTEQQGRLDTTALAGAPTDDVGGRQVHVLSYEPWHVVWQSGATVVQVVGSQSSPSAVTLVGAFPGGAYDDGVPARITRGWDTVTGALERP